One genomic segment of Odocoileus virginianus isolate 20LAN1187 ecotype Illinois chromosome 17, Ovbor_1.2, whole genome shotgun sequence includes these proteins:
- the KRT39 gene encoding keratin, type I cytoskeletal 39 encodes MSSATPCQSCSGITNLTTILPNTSCQHSGLKANSCQPAGHVLRNLQSQDYKPTPCFSLTPLCLISNFNTWPFLDDCGWCDGGINSNEKETMKILNDRLANYLEKVRMLERENAALECKIQEECNKELPVICPDFLSYYAIIEALQQKILCTKAENSRLVSQIDNTKLTADDLRAKYEAEVSLRQLVEADANGLQQILNALTLGKADLEAQVQSLKEELLCLKNDHEQEISSLQSQLGDRLNIEVTSAPSVDLNQVLQEMRCQYESIMETNRKDVEEWFNTQMEELNQQVVTSTQQQQCYQKEIIELRRTMNALEIELQAQHRMRDSQECALTETEARYAALLAQIQYLIDNLEAQLAEVRVALERQNREYEILLDVKSRLECEIATYQSLLESSDCKLPCHPCAIRHQPSACISSKARTMECTAPVHMSSLGSCGIHESRSTCSILPRILVKICTITEEIKDGKVISSHEHVQPCFITRTAKA; translated from the exons ATGTCTTCCGCAACACCATGCCAAAGCTGTTCTGGGATTACAAATTTAACAACCATCCTTCCTAACACCAGCTGCCAGCACAGTGGTCTTAAAGCCAATAGCTGTCAACCAGCCGGCCATGTTCTGAGAAATCTCCAGTCCCAGGACTACAAACCCACTCCTTGCTTTTCTCTCACACCTCTCTGCTTAATCAGCAACTTCAACACCTGGCCCTTTCTGGATGACTGTGGCTGGTGTGATGGTGGCATCAACAGTAATGAGAAAGAGACCATGAAAATCTTGAACGATCGCCTTGCTAACTACCTGGAAAAGGTACGAATGCTGGAACGAGAGAACGCCGCCCTGGAGTGTAAAATCCAGGAAGAATGTAACAAGGAACTCCCGGTCATATGTCCTGACTTCCTATCCTACTATGCAATCATTGAGGCGCTCCAGCAAAAG ATCTTGTGTACCAAGGCTGAGAATTCCAGACTGGTTTCACAAATTGACAACACCAAACTGACTGCTGATGACTTGAGAGCCAA GTATGAAGCTGAGGTGTCCCTACGCCAGCTAGTGGAGGCAGATGCCAATGGCCTACAGCAGATCCTGAATGCACTGACGCTGGGCAAGGCTGACCTGGAGGCACAAGTCCAGTCTCTGAAAGAGGAGCTCCTTTGCCTCAAAAACGACCATGAACAG GAAATCAGTTCCTTACAGAGCCAGCTTGGGGACAGACTCAACATTGAAGTGACCAGTGCCCCTTCTGTTGACCTAAACCAGGTTCTACAAGAAATGAGATGTCAATATGAGTCCATCATGGAGACAAACCGCAAAGATGTGGAAGAGTGGTTCAACACACAG ATGGAGGAGCTGAACCAGCAGGTGGTGACCAGCACTCAGCAACAGCAGTGCTACCAGAAGGAGATCATTGAACTGAGACGCACCATGAATGCTCTGGAGATTGAACTGCAGGCCCAGCACCGAATG AGAGATTCCCAGGAATGTGCCCTGACAGAAACGGAAGCCCGCTACGCAGCCTTGCTGGCCCAGATCCAGTATCTGATCGATAACCTAGAAGCTCAGCTGGCAGAGGTCCGGGTGGCCCTGGAAAGACAGAACCGAGAATACGAGATTCTGCTAGATGTCAAGTCCCGACTGGAGTGTGAGATTGCCACATACCAAAGCCTTCTGGAGAGCTCAGATTGCAA gcttccctgtcaccCATGTGCCATTAGGCATCAGCCTTCTGCTTGCATATCCAGCAAGGCCAGGACCATGGAATGCACAGCCCCAGTTCACATGTCATCCTTAGGCTCCTGTGGAATACATGAGTCCCGCAGTACCTGCAGCATCCTGCCCAGAATTCTGGTTAAAATATGCACCATCACTGAGGAGATCAAGGATGGGAAAGTCATTTCTTCCCACGAGCACGTGCAGCCTTGCTTCATCACCAGAACTGCCAAAGCCTGA